Proteins found in one Triticum urartu cultivar G1812 chromosome 4, Tu2.1, whole genome shotgun sequence genomic segment:
- the LOC125553062 gene encoding phosphoglycerate mutase-like protein AT74H, translating to MAAATRCVPAPAAAAQPRSRHRLRCRCCEDTLGVPRRRATASSGAREQEQHQQQHYFPELRPLPYPAPPPRPRRIVLVRHGQSEGNVDEGAYTRVPDPLIGLTPKGHRQAEDCGRRLHRLLSSGHGDDEEEDGDDDWKVYFYVSPYRRTLETLRGVGRAFDARRIAGVREEPRIREQDFGNFQDREKMRVEKEIRRRYGRFFYRFPDGESAADVYDRITGFRETLRADIDIGRFQPPSPPGAPTAPEMNLVLVSHGLTLRVFLMRWYKWTVRQFEGLANLDNGGTLVMQTGEGGRYSLLVHHTVDELREFGLTDEMIDDQMWQRTARPGELNYNFITNGPSFFTHFS from the exons ATGGCGGCGGCCACCAGGTGCGTCCCGGCGCCCGCGGCTGCAGCGCAGCCCCGGTCCCGGCACCGGCTGCGGTGCCGCTGCTGCGAGGACACGCTGGGCGTCCCGCGCCGCCGCGCGACGGCGTCGTCTGgagcgcgggagcaggagcagcaTCAGCAGCAGCACTACTTCCCGGAGCTCCGCCCGCTGCCGTACCCGGCGCCCCCGCCCCGGCCGCGGCGCATCGTGCTGGTGCGGCACGGGCAGAGCGAGGGGAACGTGGACGAGGGCGCCTACACGCGCGTCCCCGACCCGCTCATCGGCCTCACCCCCAAGGGACACCGCCAGGCCGAGGACTGCGGCCGCCGCCTGCACCGCCTCCTCTCCTCCGGCCACggagacgacgaggaggaggacggcgacGACGACTGGAAGGTCTACTTCTACGTGTCCCCGTACCGGCGCACCCTCGAGACGCTCCGCGGGGTCGGCCGCGCCTTCGACGCCCGCCGCATCGCCGGCGTCCGCGAGGAGCCCCGCATCCGGGAGCAGGACTTCG GGAACTTCCAGGACCGGGAGAAGATGCGGGTGGAGAAGGAGATCCGGCGGCGGTACGGCCGGTTCTTCTACCGGTTCCCGGACGGCGAGTCGGCGGCGGACGTGTACGACCGGATCACGGGCTTCCGGGAGACCCTCCGCGCGGACATCGACATCGGCCGGTTCCAGCCCCCCTCGCCGCCGGGGGCCCCGACGGCGCCGGAGATGAACCTGGTGCTGGTGTCGCACGGGCTGACGCTGCGGGTGTTCCTGATGCGGTGGTACAAGTGGACGGTGCGGCAGTTCGAGGGCCTGGCGAACCTGGACAACGGCGGCACGCTGGTGATGCAGACCGGCGAGGGCGGCCGGTACAGCCTGCTGGTGCACCACACCGTGGACGAGCTGAGGGAGTTCGGGCTCACCGACGAGATGATCGACGACCAGATGTGGCAGCGGACAGCAAGGCCCGGCGAGCTCAACTACAACTTCATCACCAACGGCCCCTCCTTCTTCACCCATTTCAGCTAG